The proteins below come from a single Phocoena sinus isolate mPhoSin1 chromosome 2, mPhoSin1.pri, whole genome shotgun sequence genomic window:
- the C2CD4B gene encoding C2 calcium-dependent domain-containing protein 4B, which translates to MRLLGKLRTSAAGRAALEPAFSNVLTPDRIPEFCIPPRLPAPCAPVSSPQAATLPRRCAAEPDLWPRGAYDGAGRTDWDPRSQAALSLPHLPRARTAYGFCALLESPHTRRKESLFHGGSGTAPLLPGPRPRARTFGGGGGGGGDPLTPPGRVPAAPPTAPARPRPPPVALAPRPHGRRLLRAPEGLLRRALRVGRSRGRARARYVSSGDGDDDDDGRLSGSWSPARAPATSPPPPPDPRPERLEAEGTVTLDRAGGALRLAAEYSRDSGRLRVRLLRAEGPAGGAAEPRAPVGCQVSFILQPPGQTRRLRGAVVRRSRREVLEQDLCLDGLSEDEVRRLAVRVKAENGGRGLDRGRLLGQGELLLGPLLLL; encoded by the coding sequence ATGCGGCTCCTTGGGAAACTCCGCACCTCGGCCGCGGGCCGCGCGGCTCTGGAGCCTGCCTTCTCCAACGTGCTCACCCCGGACCGCATCCCCGAGTTCTGCATCCCGCCGCGGCTGCCCGCGCCCTGCGCGCCAGTGTCCTCGCCCCAGGCCGCCACCCTGCCCCGGCGGTGCGCTGCAGAGCCGGACCTTTGGCCTCGAGGAGCCTACGACGGCGCGGGCCGCACGGACTGGGACCCACGCTCGCAGGCCGCGCTCTCGCTGCCGCACCTGCCCCGTGCGCGCACCGCCTACGGCTTCTGCGCGCTACTCGAGAGCCCGCACACCCGCCGCAAGGAGTCGCTCTTCCATGGGGGCTCGGGCACCGCCCCGCTCCTGCCCGGGCCCCGCCCCCGGGCCCGCACcttcggcggcggcggcggcggcggcggcgatcCCCTCACGCCCCCGGGAAGAGTCCCTGCTGCGCCTCCCacggcccccgcccgcccccgcccgcccccggtTGCACTCGCCCCGCGGCCCCACGGCCGCCGCCTCCTGCGCGCTCCCGAGGGGCTGCTGCGCCGCGCACTGCGGGTCGGGAGGAGCCGAGGCCGGGCCCGCGCCCGCTACGTCTCCAGCGGGGACGGGGATGACGACGACGACGGGCGCCTCTCCGGCTCCTGGTCCCCGGCCCGGGCCCCCGCCACGTCCCCTCCGCCGCCCCCCGACCCTCGGCCCGAGCGCCTGGAGGCCGAGGGCACCGTGACTCTGGACCGCGCCGGCGGCGCCCTGCGCCTTGCCGCCGAGTACAGTCGGGACAGCGGGCGCCTCCGCGTCCGGCTGCTCCGCGCCGAGGGCCCGGCCGGTGGGGCCGCCGAGCCCCGCGCCCCCGTCGGCTGCCAGGTCAGCTTCATCCTGCAGCCGCCGGGCCAGACGCGCCGGCTGCGGGGCGCCGTGGTCCGGCGGAGCCGCCGGGAGGTCTTGGAGCAGGACTTGTGCTTGGACGGGCTCTCGGAGGACGAGGTGCGTCGCCTGGCCGTGCGCGTCAAGGCCGAGAACGGGGGCCGCGGGCTGGATCGGGGCCGCCTGCTGGGCCAGGGCGAGCTGCTGCTGGGCCCCCTCCTGCTTCTGTGA